In Scylla paramamosain isolate STU-SP2022 chromosome 31, ASM3559412v1, whole genome shotgun sequence, one DNA window encodes the following:
- the LOC135088755 gene encoding splicing factor ESS-2 homolog — protein MSEGQDTGGMAVEVTSQGMEVFKKPLQPAPHRKRKVLDEEAYVREMEKIIERDFFPDLDNLKERMEYIEAKESNNVGKLRALFKKYASEGNASTLRSIENSPATFETPAEAKGCSTPASHRSQDSDTESVKEERESVKESEGKGEMSLDEFLARHTSEDNESFEELMKDNERKFRQKHAWMFEAEEKHNKDHMPNLALPSAEQQVEASILAITGVSQEKDTRPKSVENWKFNTFNSVMFVPDGVDMSQDKLIELRKQKKQAISLQNTRFDGNPFTETMSAAAMLEASAVQAIKKEGKVGVDGRELGKETPRVNGYNFVTAPSPMPGVDASPLMTWGEVEGTPCQLDGSQTPLLKKHTPGPSYRIPQLPSRDRIGHRLSEQASQKHRNKKLKAVMAAKQGLTSPLIRFGSQSSQERMMSMSPAAQKLLKSKVKLQHGVDKVLQASYTPSPSMRRTPATPGATTPSFGDLTCASRSTTPKMQTRTKRMAAVGAEDAEFSSGLTDNLLDLPRRSRKLSPQEGNSTQPPPGSRKCAADFF, from the exons ATGAGTGAGGGCCAAGACACGGGAGGCATGGCAGTGGAGGTGACCAGCCAGGGCATGGAGGTGTTCAAGAAGCCCCTGCAGCCAGCGCcccacaggaagaggaaggtgctggatgaggaggccTATGTCAGG GAGATGGAGAAAATCATAGAGAGAGACTTTTTCCCTGACCTGGACAACCTGAAGGAGAGGATGGAGTACATTGAAGCCAAGGAGAGCAACAATGTGGGCAAGCTGAGGGCACTCTTCAAGAAATACGCCAGCGAGGGCAACGCATCAACACTCCGCAGCATTGAGAACAGCCCGGCCACCTTTGAGACCCCAGCAGAGGCGAAGGGCTGCTCCACCCCCGCCTCCCACCGCTCCCAGGACTCTGACACTGAGTCTgtcaaggaggagagggagtctGTGAAGGAATCCGAGGGCAAGGGTGAGATGTCCCTGGACGAGTTTTTGGCGAGACACACGAGTGAGGACAACGAAAGCTTTGAGGAACTGATGAAGGATAATGAGAGGAAGTTTAGACAGAAg CATGCGTGGATGTTTGAAGCAGAGGAGAAGCACAACAAAGACCACATGCCGAACCTCGCCCTGCCATCCGCGGAGCAGCAGGTGGAGGCGAGCATCCTGGCTATTACTGGCGTCTCTCAGGAAAAGGACACCAGACCTAAGAGTGTGGAGAACTGGAAATTCAACACCTTTAATTCAGTCATGTTTGTGCCAGATG GAGTCGACATGTCCCAGGATAAGCTGATAGAGTtaaggaagcagaagaagcaAGCCATCAGCCTGCAGAACACTCGGTTTGACGGCAACCCCTTCACAGAGACCATGAGTGCAGCAGCCATGTTGGAGGCCTCGGCAGTGCAGGCCATCAAGAAGGAGGGCAAGGTGGGCGTTGATG GCAGGGAGCTTGGCAAGGAGACGCCCCGGGTGAACGGATACAACTTCGTGACAGCTCCCTCGCCCATGCCGGGAGTGGACGCCTCGCCTCTCATGACctggggagaggtggagggcaCCCCGTGTCAGCTGGATGGCAGTCAGACCCCCTTGCTCAAGAAACACACCCCAGGCCCCTCCTACAGGATACCCCAGCTTCCCAGTAG AGACCGCATTGGCCACCGGCTTTCAGAACAGGCCAGCCAGAAGCACCGCAACAAAAAGCTGAAGGCAGTGATGGCTGCCAAGCAGGGCCTGACATCCCCACTGATCAGGTTTGGCTCACAATCCTCACAGGAGAGAATGATGTCCATGTCTCCTGCTGCTCAGAAGCTTCTCAAGAGCAAAGTCAAGCTGCAGCACGGAGTAGACAAGGTCCTGCAGGCCTCCTACACACCGTCCCCCAGCATGAGGCGCACCCCGGCCACCCCAGGGGCCACGACGCCCAGCTTTGGGGACCTCACCTGTGCGTCTCGAAGCACCACACCCAAGATGCAGACTCGGACGAAAAGGATGGCTGCGGTGGGTGCCGAGGATGCTGAATTCTCCTCAGGACTCACCGATAACTTGCTGGACTTGCCAAGGAGATCGAGAAAGTTGTCGCCGCAGGAAGGAAACAGCACGCAGCCTCCTCCGGGCAGCAGGAAGTGTGCTGCTGACTTCTTTTAG